In Liquorilactobacillus nagelii DSM 13675, the following proteins share a genomic window:
- the larC gene encoding nickel pincer cofactor biosynthesis protein LarC — protein sequence MRTLYLEPFSGVSGNMLLGALFDLGLDFSRFKQELAKLNLSGYQLSLEKTTQSAIAGSLFQVELNGLYAGQRVDEGVQHHHGRNLAEITKIIQDSNLKTIIKKSSLKVFNEIAQAEAKVHAKTLSEIHFHEVGAIDSIVDIVGFFIGIDLMKVERIISGTLVDGSGTIEAAHGTMPVPVPAVMQMRLNSEVPFRQRLDVATELVTPTGFAIVKQTAAQYGALPTELLPEKVGYGFGTRTTGHLNALRAQLLTSKPSQKETLAQSDQVIELHANIDDQSGEQLGFVLENLIEVGVYDAYFTPVFMKKNRPAYQLTVIFKPAMLDQVCELVLQQTSSFGVRWHQLQRQLMQRSFTKVMTKFGKVSLKIGQKGQFKKVAVEYDEAARIARKNGLSVAEVMQQALQVYDKKINEVK from the coding sequence ATGAGAACTCTTTATTTAGAGCCCTTCTCAGGTGTTAGCGGCAATATGTTACTAGGTGCTTTATTTGATTTAGGACTAGACTTTTCACGATTTAAACAAGAACTCGCCAAGCTTAATTTGTCAGGATATCAACTGTCACTCGAAAAAACAACGCAGTCAGCAATTGCCGGCAGTTTGTTTCAGGTTGAATTAAATGGATTATATGCAGGGCAGAGAGTCGATGAGGGAGTTCAACATCATCACGGGCGAAACTTAGCGGAAATAACCAAAATAATTCAAGATTCTAATTTAAAAACGATCATCAAGAAATCATCACTAAAAGTTTTTAATGAAATAGCGCAAGCTGAAGCGAAGGTCCACGCTAAAACCTTGTCAGAAATTCACTTTCATGAAGTTGGGGCAATTGATTCAATTGTCGACATTGTGGGCTTTTTTATTGGAATTGACCTAATGAAAGTTGAACGAATTATTAGCGGAACATTGGTGGATGGCAGCGGCACAATTGAAGCAGCTCATGGAACAATGCCGGTACCAGTTCCAGCTGTTATGCAAATGCGACTGAATAGTGAGGTGCCATTTCGGCAACGCTTGGACGTGGCAACTGAATTAGTTACGCCGACGGGTTTTGCAATTGTTAAGCAAACTGCTGCTCAATATGGTGCGCTGCCGACTGAATTATTACCAGAAAAAGTTGGGTATGGATTCGGCACCCGAACAACGGGGCATTTAAATGCTTTACGGGCTCAATTGCTGACTTCCAAACCAAGTCAAAAAGAAACATTGGCTCAAAGTGATCAGGTAATTGAACTGCATGCCAATATTGATGATCAATCTGGAGAACAATTAGGTTTTGTCTTAGAGAACTTAATTGAAGTTGGTGTTTATGATGCCTATTTTACGCCAGTTTTTATGAAGAAAAATCGTCCAGCCTATCAACTAACTGTGATTTTTAAACCAGCAATGCTGGATCAGGTTTGTGAGTTAGTGTTGCAGCAGACTTCGTCATTTGGTGTCCGCTGGCATCAATTACAACGCCAACTGATGCAGCGAAGCTTCACTAAAGTTATGACTAAGTTTGGTAAGGTAAGCTTAAAAATTGGTCAAAAAGGTCAGTTTAAAAAGGTTGCTGTTGAATATGATGAAGCAGCCAGAATTGCCCGAAAAAACGGGTTGAGTGTTGCTGAAGTAATGCAACAAGCACTACAAGTGTATGATAAAAAAATCAATGAGGTGAAATAA
- the larD gene encoding D/L-lactic acid transporter LarD: MIHQLLAEFMGTALMIVFGVGVHADTVLNDTKYHGSGHLFAITTWAFGISVSLFIFGNVTINPAMALTQVLLGNMTWTVFFPTAIVQVLGGVVGSVIVYIMYADSFKHSYGKIDNVTIRNIFSTAPAVRNLPRNFFVEFFATFVFLTSILAISQYKTPGIVPIGVGLLVWAIVGGPTGFAMNLARDMGPRIAHAILPLQNKADNDWQYGVLVPGIAPFVGAVAAALFAKYYLGI; encoded by the coding sequence GTGATACATCAGTTATTAGCAGAATTTATGGGGACAGCTTTAATGATCGTTTTTGGTGTGGGAGTCCATGCTGATACAGTTTTAAATGATACAAAATACCATGGTTCAGGACATTTGTTTGCAATTACGACTTGGGCATTTGGAATTAGTGTTTCATTGTTTATTTTTGGCAATGTAACCATTAACCCAGCAATGGCTTTAACCCAAGTTTTATTAGGAAATATGACTTGGACAGTTTTCTTTCCCACAGCAATTGTGCAAGTTTTGGGTGGTGTGGTTGGATCGGTTATTGTTTACATCATGTATGCTGATTCATTTAAACACTCATACGGCAAAATTGATAATGTGACAATCCGGAATATTTTCTCAACGGCACCGGCAGTTAGAAATTTACCGCGTAACTTTTTTGTAGAATTTTTTGCAACCTTTGTCTTTTTAACTTCGATTTTAGCAATTTCGCAATATAAAACTCCAGGAATTGTCCCGATTGGAGTTGGCTTGCTGGTCTGGGCTATTGTAGGGGGCCCTACTGGGTTCGCGATGAATCTAGCGCGCGATATGGGACCACGGATTGCTCATGCAATTTTACCACTGCAAAACAAAGCTGATAATGATTGGCAGTATGGAGTTTTAGTTCCGGGAATTGCTCCATTTGTTGGGGCAGTAGCGGCGGCACTGTTTGCTAAATATTATTTAGGAATTTAA
- the larE gene encoding ATP-dependent sacrificial sulfur transferase LarE, with protein sequence MNELNVKETKINELLAKYDRVLVAFSGGIDSTLVLDAALKVLGCEKVTAVVANSALFTDEEFNKAVKLAQDLGANVKTVELDYLANTEIKNNTPASWYWMKKIFYQKLNELKAELNATVVLDGMIMDDNDDFRPGLRARDEEKAVSILQQADIYKPEVRELAAQRGLTNWNKVASCSVSSRFSYYTELTLPAIKRVMKSEAYLRGLGFLTVRVRVQDSAARIEVPTEQVLSLINQMSTINQQLKAYGFRYVTLDLQGFESGRMNEELPEAQKTALVG encoded by the coding sequence ATGAATGAATTAAATGTTAAAGAAACAAAAATTAATGAGTTGTTAGCTAAATATGATCGTGTTTTAGTTGCTTTTTCAGGTGGGATTGATTCAACGTTGGTTTTAGATGCAGCTTTAAAAGTTTTAGGTTGTGAAAAAGTAACAGCAGTGGTTGCTAATTCAGCACTGTTCACTGATGAGGAATTTAATAAGGCAGTTAAGTTAGCCCAAGATTTAGGTGCAAATGTTAAAACTGTGGAACTTGATTATTTAGCAAATACTGAAATTAAAAATAATACCCCAGCTTCATGGTATTGGATGAAAAAGATTTTTTATCAGAAGTTGAATGAATTGAAAGCTGAATTGAATGCTACGGTTGTCTTAGATGGGATGATCATGGATGATAATGATGATTTTCGACCAGGATTACGGGCGCGTGATGAAGAAAAGGCTGTTTCAATTTTACAACAGGCAGATATTTACAAACCCGAAGTTCGTGAATTAGCTGCTCAGCGAGGACTTACTAATTGGAATAAAGTCGCTAGTTGTTCAGTTTCTTCACGGTTTTCGTATTATACGGAATTAACTTTGCCAGCAATTAAGCGAGTAATGAAATCTGAAGCTTATTTACGCGGGTTAGGCTTCTTGACTGTTCGAGTCCGAGTTCAAGACTCAGCTGCCCGGATTGAAGTCCCAACTGAACAGGTACTTAGTTTGATCAACCAAATGAGCACGATTAATCAGCAATTAAAAGCTTATGGATTCCGTTATGTAACTTTAGATTTACAGGGCTTTGAATCTGGACGGATGAATGAAGAATTACCAGAGGCTCAAAAAACAGCTTTGGTGGGTTAG
- a CDS encoding HoxN/HupN/NixA family nickel/cobalt transporter produces the protein MKKSAVKKSIPFYLAVLGIHLLGILLIAYAARKSNSFWGLGLLAYSLGLRHAFDADHIAAIDNTVRKLIQQQKKSCGVGFFFSLGHSTVVFLLVILISISLKWVKLKLPFFESIGGLIGSLVSGIFLIGIAIVNLIVLLSLWRSLKLMQQDEVKETELNQLLISRGFLLRLIYPLFKFISCEWQMYFIGFLFGLGFDTASEIGLIAISATAAQANTFSMGILALPILFAAGMNLMDTTDSVMMSGAYSWAFATPKRKTGYNLVVTTISTTAAFVIGILELIQVVINTTAVKGKLLQAIAGIDLNWLGYGLFFLFVAVWSISYLIWHFSQTPNIGIKQ, from the coding sequence GTGAAAAAAAGTGCAGTCAAAAAATCAATCCCTTTTTATTTAGCAGTTTTAGGGATACATCTGTTGGGAATTTTGTTAATTGCTTATGCAGCTAGAAAATCCAATAGCTTTTGGGGCTTAGGTCTGTTGGCTTATTCATTGGGTTTGCGCCACGCTTTTGATGCTGACCATATTGCCGCAATTGATAATACAGTCCGTAAATTGATTCAGCAACAGAAAAAATCTTGCGGTGTTGGTTTCTTTTTCTCGTTAGGTCATTCAACGGTTGTTTTTTTGCTGGTCATTTTAATCAGTATTTCTTTGAAATGGGTCAAACTCAAATTGCCATTTTTTGAGAGTATTGGTGGATTAATTGGTTCACTGGTTTCGGGAATTTTTCTGATAGGGATTGCAATTGTTAATCTGATTGTTTTGCTCAGTCTATGGCGTTCATTGAAACTAATGCAACAAGATGAAGTCAAGGAAACTGAGTTAAATCAATTGCTAATATCGCGTGGGTTTTTACTACGGTTGATTTATCCCTTATTTAAATTCATTAGTTGTGAATGGCAAATGTATTTTATTGGTTTCTTATTTGGCTTAGGTTTTGACACTGCCAGTGAAATTGGTTTAATTGCGATTTCAGCAACTGCTGCTCAAGCCAACACTTTTTCAATGGGAATTTTAGCCTTGCCAATTTTATTTGCAGCGGGGATGAACTTAATGGACACAACTGACTCGGTAATGATGTCAGGAGCTTACAGTTGGGCCTTTGCAACGCCTAAAAGAAAAACTGGCTATAACTTAGTGGTTACGACAATTTCAACAACAGCAGCGTTTGTCATTGGAATTTTAGAACTAATCCAAGTGGTCATTAATACTACCGCCGTTAAAGGAAAGCTATTGCAGGCAATTGCAGGGATCGATCTTAATTGGTTGGGGTATGGATTGTTTTTCTTATTTGTAGCAGTTTGGAGTATCTCTTATCTAATATGGCATTTTAGTCAAACACCAAATATTGGTATTAAGCAGTGA
- the lrgB gene encoding antiholin-like protein LrgB gives MSAIFTTPFFGICLSVIVYLIGQWLFKKSHGLFFFQPLFVAMVLGIAILVALAALMGKSTASFYTTAYKPGGDLIFWFLNPATIAFAIPLYKRNDVIKKYWVEILAALVVGSVISLTAIVGVSKLVGLSKTAIESMLPQAATTAIALPISASIGGNSAVTAMACILNAVIIYALGDWLVKTFRLNSDPIGAGLGLGTSGHTIGSAYALKLGSVQGSMAAIAVVVIGVVIDLIVPIFSKIIF, from the coding sequence ATGTCAGCCATTTTTACAACACCATTTTTTGGAATTTGTTTATCCGTTATTGTTTATTTGATTGGTCAATGGTTATTTAAAAAGTCGCATGGCTTATTCTTCTTCCAACCGCTGTTCGTTGCCATGGTCCTTGGGATTGCTATCCTCGTTGCTTTAGCTGCCCTAATGGGTAAAAGTACTGCTAGTTTTTATACTACTGCTTACAAGCCCGGTGGTGATTTGATTTTCTGGTTTTTAAACCCAGCAACAATTGCCTTTGCAATTCCGTTATATAAACGCAACGACGTTATTAAAAAATATTGGGTTGAAATTTTAGCCGCGTTAGTCGTTGGTTCAGTAATCTCATTAACTGCTATTGTTGGCGTTTCAAAATTGGTGGGCTTGAGCAAAACAGCGATTGAATCGATGCTGCCACAAGCTGCTACAACCGCGATTGCTTTGCCAATTTCCGCTTCAATCGGTGGCAACTCAGCAGTTACAGCCATGGCATGTATTTTAAATGCCGTTATCATCTATGCTTTGGGTGATTGGCTGGTCAAAACTTTCCGCTTAAACTCCGACCCAATTGGTGCTGGTTTAGGTCTAGGAACTTCAGGTCATACAATTGGTTCAGCCTATGCCTTAAAATTAGGTTCAGTTCAAGGATCAATGGCAGCAATTGCTGTGGTTGTTATCGGCGTTGTAATTGATCTAATCGTGCCAATTTTCAGTAAAATTATTTTTTAA
- a CDS encoding CidA/LrgA family protein — MKTTKQTPSKKAASLLAQLGIYTVILFIANAISSLFPASFPVPAPVIGLILLYLLLTFHIIKLEWVDSVGSFLIGIIGFLFVPSGISLAANLKIMQQQGWQLILVIILSTIILLVVTAYTAKFFIWCRHAIKDLATKPHSKPLRPLNTLKMSVSQHAKGGE, encoded by the coding sequence ATGAAAACCACTAAACAAACCCCATCAAAAAAAGCTGCTTCATTATTAGCTCAGCTTGGAATTTACACTGTTATTTTATTTATTGCTAATGCTATTTCGAGTTTGTTTCCGGCTTCATTTCCTGTTCCAGCTCCAGTCATTGGTTTAATTTTACTCTATCTACTATTAACTTTTCACATTATCAAGCTGGAATGGGTCGACTCAGTTGGCAGCTTTTTAATCGGAATTATCGGCTTCTTGTTTGTTCCCTCTGGAATTTCTTTAGCTGCAAATCTAAAAATCATGCAACAGCAGGGATGGCAATTGATTTTAGTTATCATTTTATCAACAATTATTTTGTTAGTAGTAACCGCTTATACTGCTAAATTCTTTATCTGGTGTCGCCATGCTATCAAAGACTTGGCAACTAAACCACATTCAAAACCGCTCCGCCCTTTGAATACGTTAAAAATGTCAGTTAGCCAACATGCCAAAGGAGGAGAATAA